The following proteins come from a genomic window of Lolium rigidum isolate FL_2022 chromosome 5, APGP_CSIRO_Lrig_0.1, whole genome shotgun sequence:
- the LOC124657818 gene encoding 36.4 kDa proline-rich protein-like — translation MLLLLVALISCFQCHLAARHDPKRTPALVHSGGAAMDAASSGAPDAVRCHDRAVCSEKGLFFPPIPLVPEPPNIGGVPIPPNPITPAPPSLVPPVFPTPSPPSILPPLVPQPPPASLIPPILPLPLLNPPPPPPPPPSILPPVPFLPPTPLIPGFPGVPPASSSKNGRPAKP, via the exons ATGCTCCTGCTACTGGTGGCGTTGATCTCTTGCTTCCAGTGCCACCTTGCCGCCCGGCATGACCCGAAGCGCACGCCTGCCCTCGTTCActccggcggcgcggccatggatGCTGCTTCCTCAG GTGCCCCGGACGCCGTTCGGTGCCACGACAGGGCCGTCTGCAGCGAGAAGGGCCTGTTCTTCCCGCCGATCCCGCTCGTGCCGGAGCCGCCCAACATCGGCGGCGTACCCATCCCTCCGAACCCGATcacgccggcgccgccgtccctCGTCCCGCCGGTGTTCCCCACCCCGTCTCCGCCGTCCATTCTGCCGCCGCTcgtcccgcagccgccgccggcgtcgttGATACCGCCGATACTGCCGCTGCCGTTGCTtaacccgccgcctccgccaccaccgcccccGTCCATCCTGCCGCCCGTGCCATTCCTACCGCCGACGCCGTTGATCCCTGGCTTCCCTGGCGTGCCTCCAGCTTCTTCCTCGAAGAACGGCCGACCGGCGAAACCATGA